The following coding sequences lie in one Corynebacterium humireducens NBRC 106098 = DSM 45392 genomic window:
- a CDS encoding PQQ-dependent sugar dehydrogenase translates to MRRILALSLSAVLLSGCTSEPAEVPPPTEGATVSPATVDPELVEEEEEGAEVAGTPEPVALDDATREFTVDEHGSFNTGWAMTFLPGTDHLLIAERRGALQLRDQTTGKVTEVTGLPPVHAQGQAGMHDIIPGPTFEQDGMVYLSWVRSHTNGAQGVVGRAYLDMDRHQLTGLQEIWEQTPAAGNGHLSLRLLIDDGHLYVTSGDRQEMTPAQENDTNLGSVLRLTLDGQPAPGNPWDTEQWTMGHRNALGIDTDDQGRIWVSEMGPQGGDELNLLVEGDNYGWPEASMGVHYNNDPIPDHSDDDGFHGPAAWWVPSISPGNLLIYSGELFDGWSNSALLGGLSGEKIVRVELGEPATVVDEWEMGARIRALAEAPDGAIWVLEDGPAGRLLELRPA, encoded by the coding sequence ATGCGTCGAATCCTCGCCCTGTCCCTATCCGCGGTCCTGCTCAGCGGCTGCACCTCGGAACCCGCGGAGGTGCCACCGCCCACGGAGGGGGCCACGGTGTCGCCGGCGACGGTGGACCCGGAGCTTGTCGAAGAAGAGGAGGAGGGCGCGGAGGTCGCCGGCACCCCGGAGCCGGTCGCCCTCGACGACGCCACCCGCGAGTTCACCGTCGACGAGCACGGCAGCTTCAACACCGGGTGGGCGATGACCTTCCTGCCGGGCACCGACCATCTGCTCATCGCCGAGCGCCGCGGCGCGCTGCAGCTGCGGGACCAGACGACCGGCAAGGTCACGGAGGTCACCGGTCTGCCGCCCGTGCACGCGCAGGGGCAGGCGGGCATGCACGACATCATCCCCGGACCCACCTTCGAGCAGGACGGCATGGTCTACCTCAGCTGGGTCCGGTCCCACACCAACGGTGCGCAGGGGGTCGTGGGTCGCGCGTACCTGGACATGGACCGGCATCAGTTGACGGGGCTGCAGGAGATCTGGGAGCAGACCCCGGCCGCCGGCAACGGCCATCTCTCGCTGCGCCTGCTCATTGACGACGGCCACCTCTACGTCACCTCCGGCGACCGGCAGGAGATGACCCCCGCGCAGGAGAACGACACGAACCTCGGTTCCGTCCTGCGCCTCACCCTCGACGGGCAGCCGGCGCCGGGCAACCCGTGGGACACCGAGCAGTGGACGATGGGACACCGCAACGCGTTGGGCATCGACACCGACGACCAGGGGCGCATCTGGGTCTCGGAGATGGGCCCGCAGGGCGGCGACGAACTCAACCTGCTGGTCGAGGGCGACAACTACGGGTGGCCGGAGGCGTCGATGGGCGTGCACTACAACAACGACCCCATCCCCGACCACAGCGACGACGACGGTTTCCACGGCCCCGCCGCATGGTGGGTGCCGTCGATCTCGCCCGGCAACCTCCTCATCTACTCCGGGGAGCTTTTCGACGGCTGGTCGAACTCCGCCCTCCTCGGCGGATTGTCCGGCGAGAAGATCGTCCGGGTGGAGCTCGGCGAGCCGGCGACGGTCGTCGACGAATGGGAGATGGGCGCGCGCATCCGGGCGCTGGCCGAGGCACCCGACGGGGCGATCTGGGTGCTGGAGGACGGCCCGGCCGGCAGACTGCTGGAGCTGCGCCCGGCCTGA
- a CDS encoding DUF4185 domain-containing protein, whose protein sequence is MKKTLPIIALSLTLVLGGGAVTPALAQSSSSSGSSGSSGSSGSSRGPVNKVEFGEDRVDGPLVITVVGDLLGQGISENVGFLIGDLGVMANIGVGEEFAILFGDSWRGPRFGQGEWMSPVGVVAVMGEDGRIEILRPLNDGDRVEQLIDYAHTDGITVIPSDVINIDGTLYLQGMWNQGIGNVLRTEIWESTDQGATWESLGTTPTSYMNGQGNLITWEQGPDGYVYVMSSEFKRADDVYLSRFLPEQIADRTTWEHYNTTTGEWDATFAGTPVLSDDVAAGEMSLRYIEGHWVLAMFNASTYTVQVRITENITDDWDAITPADVILGGVWGSPQDAGNFAQVYGGYIVPGSTIGDMDLVVSQWRTGSNTRYNSTQFNVTGLDEFFGIGTAPTDTTAPEGRMAPQTVPQDRAGDQSVIRVEQTEVTADTTPEQGLLDSTTDLVIVPLEQ, encoded by the coding sequence GTGAAGAAGACGCTTCCCATCATCGCCCTCTCCCTCACCCTCGTCCTCGGCGGCGGTGCCGTCACCCCGGCACTGGCGCAGAGCTCGAGCAGCTCCGGCTCCTCCGGTTCCTCCGGCTCCTCGGGCAGCTCCCGCGGCCCGGTGAACAAGGTCGAGTTCGGCGAGGACCGGGTGGACGGCCCGCTGGTCATCACCGTCGTCGGTGATCTCCTCGGCCAGGGCATCTCCGAGAACGTCGGTTTCCTCATCGGTGACCTCGGCGTCATGGCGAACATCGGGGTGGGCGAGGAGTTCGCCATCCTCTTCGGCGATTCGTGGCGGGGTCCCCGCTTCGGGCAGGGCGAGTGGATGAGCCCGGTCGGTGTCGTCGCCGTCATGGGTGAGGACGGCCGCATCGAGATCCTCCGACCCCTCAACGACGGTGACCGCGTCGAGCAGCTCATCGACTACGCCCACACCGACGGCATCACCGTCATCCCCTCCGACGTCATCAACATCGACGGCACCCTCTACCTGCAGGGCATGTGGAACCAGGGCATCGGCAACGTGCTGCGCACCGAGATCTGGGAGTCCACCGACCAGGGAGCCACCTGGGAGTCGCTCGGCACCACCCCGACCTCGTACATGAACGGCCAGGGCAATCTCATCACGTGGGAGCAGGGTCCGGACGGCTACGTCTACGTCATGTCCTCGGAGTTCAAGCGTGCCGACGACGTCTACCTCTCCCGCTTCCTGCCGGAGCAGATCGCCGACCGCACCACCTGGGAGCACTACAACACCACCACCGGCGAGTGGGACGCCACCTTCGCCGGCACCCCGGTGCTGAGCGACGACGTCGCCGCCGGCGAGATGTCCCTGCGCTACATCGAGGGCCACTGGGTCCTGGCCATGTTCAACGCCTCCACCTACACCGTGCAGGTGCGCATCACGGAGAACATCACCGACGACTGGGACGCCATCACCCCGGCGGACGTCATCCTCGGCGGCGTGTGGGGTTCCCCGCAGGACGCCGGCAACTTCGCGCAGGTCTACGGCGGTTACATCGTCCCGGGTTCGACCATCGGGGACATGGATCTCGTGGTGTCCCAGTGGCGGACCGGCAGCAACACCCGTTACAACTCGACCCAGTTCAACGTCACGGGTCTCGACGAGTTCTTCGGCATCGGCACCGCACCCACCGACACCACCGCCCCGGAGGGCCGCATGGCTCCGCAGACCGTCCCGCAGGACCGCGCCGGCGATCAGTCCGTCATCCGGGTCGAGCAGACCGAGGTCACCGCGGACACCACGCCGGAGCAGGGGCTCCTGGACTCCACCACGGACCTGGTCATCGTGCCGCTGGAGCAGTAG